The following are encoded in a window of Anopheles stephensi strain Indian chromosome X, UCI_ANSTEP_V1.0, whole genome shotgun sequence genomic DNA:
- the LOC118513232 gene encoding uncharacterized protein LOC118513232, whose amino-acid sequence MSIRSTFHPDIRSFYRRLKEARSGFAPKTAMCRDADGNLLTDERKVIERWKCYFVGHLNGAETGEVGTSSRTSQQQQQHSNKISDSNSAEDEVPPPSLDEITSAIIQHKSNKATGSDGLAAEHWKKGPERLTVEMHQLITRIWEQEELRDQWKLGVIHPVYKKGDRLECSSYRAISVLNAANKILSQILFLRLAPLATDFVGSNQAGFVGDKSFFFFLGTTTSRGFGLPFLAFCDLFLPVVK is encoded by the coding sequence ATGAGCATTCGCAGCACCTTCCATCCGGACATCCGCTCGTTTTACAGGAGGTTGAAAGAGGCACGGAGTGGATTTGCTCCTAAAACCGCGATGTGCCGGGACGCAGACGGAAATCTCCTGACAGACGAGCGAAAGGTAATCGAACGTTGGAAGTGCTACTTCGTAGGGCACCTGAACGGAGCAGAGACAGGAGAGGTTGGTACAAGTAGCAGAAcaagccaacagcagcagcaacacagcaacaaaatcaGTGACAGCAATAGTGCAGAAGACGAAGTGCCTCCGCCATCTCTGGATGAGATTACCAGCGCCATCATCCAGCATAAAAGCAACAAGGCCACTGGTAGTGATGGGCTGGCGGCCGAGCACTGGAAGAAGGGACCCGAGAGGCTTACCGTCGAAATGCACCAGCTGATCACGAGAATCTGGGAACAGGAAGAATTACGGGACCAGTGGAAGCTGGGCGTCATTCATCCAGTCTACAAAAAGGGCGACAGATTGGAATGCTCGAGCTATCGTGCTATTTCAGTCCTCAATGCCGCCAATAAGATCCTGTCCCAGATCTTGTTCCTCAGACTTGCCCCCCTTGCTACGGATTTCGTCGGAAGCAACCAAGCTGGGTTTGTTGGAGAtaaatccttcttcttcttccttggcactacaacctcgagagggttcggcctgccatttctggctttctgtgacttatttttgcccgtagtaaagtag